One genomic region from Patescibacteria group bacterium encodes:
- a CDS encoding DNA-directed RNA polymerase subunit beta: MHNKPSSHLGEKKFFSRYKKPFIDLPNLVEVQTFSYEWFLKEGIKELFDEFSPISDYSEKEFTIEFIGFSVSEPKFNEYESKLKNLTYSAPLKVNIRLTNKFLKETRDQEIFFADLPLMTDHGTFIINGVERVIVPQLARSFGAYFTSNIFRGHKYFGAKIIPNRGAWIEIETDPDGAIYARIDRKRKIPITSFLRVLRAVENKKTNQEIGSYFDKIDTGKIAYIKNTLEKDVTTKTDEDAFMEVFKRLRPEEPTTPENARGFIEDIFSPARYDLSQVGRYKLNYRLGFPVNNIKNESKVISFDDMVAIISKIIEMNNDPRAVSDDIDHLGNRRIRAVGEMLQQRLRVGMARLKKNIQDRMSTLDKEVLMSNQIVNPRPFSAVMKEFFATNQLSQFMGQQNMLSEVEHLRRLSALGPGGLTRERAGLDVRDVHTSHYGRICPIQTPEGPNIGLVVNLSSYAKLNEYGIIETPYRKVVKGKITTEIVYLNAHDESKYNIANAMLSYDSKTMQILDDQVEARSRTNPGYIPKEEVDFVDVAPNQAFSIATSLVPFLEHDDATRALMGSNMMRQATPCIVTQAPLVATGIEEKVARDSGRLIIAKEDGEVSFVDASEIRIKEKKSKKERIYKLTNFLRTNDFTAFHHKPIVNMGDKISAGQVLADNSSSRDGQLALGQNILVAFLSWGGANYEDAIVISEKLVKDHVLSSIHLEEFSVNVRDTKLGPEQTTFDIPNVGEDKLKDLDEDGIVRIGAEVRAGDILVGKITPKGETELTPEERLLRSIFGEKARDVKDTSLRLEHGKRGRVVSVRIFSREKGDKLESGIIKQIKIEVAQIRKILVGDKLSGRHGNKGVISKVLPEEEMPYLADGTPVDIILSPLGIASRMNFGQILETHLGWAAAGGNFQAITTPFDGVKEEEIKEELKKAGLPETGKTKLFDGRTGEAFANDVTVGYMYIMKLHHMVEDKIHMRSVGPYSLITQQPLGGKAQGGGQRFGEMEVWALEGYGAAHILQEMLTIKSDDIIGRSAAYDAIVKGESFKEPNLPASFHVLLNELKGLALDVELKGKINENK, encoded by the coding sequence ATGCATAATAAGCCATCATCGCATTTAGGAGAGAAGAAATTTTTTTCCAGATACAAGAAACCTTTTATTGACTTGCCTAACCTTGTTGAAGTCCAGACATTTTCATACGAATGGTTTTTAAAAGAGGGAATTAAAGAACTTTTTGACGAATTTTCACCTATTAGTGATTATTCTGAAAAAGAATTTACCATTGAATTTATCGGTTTTTCCGTAAGTGAACCTAAATTCAACGAATACGAATCAAAACTCAAAAATTTAACCTATAGCGCTCCCCTTAAGGTAAATATCAGACTTACCAACAAATTTCTAAAAGAAACAAGGGATCAAGAAATCTTTTTTGCCGATCTTCCTCTTATGACAGACCATGGCACTTTTATAATAAACGGTGTTGAGAGGGTGATAGTGCCTCAGTTGGCTCGCTCTTTTGGCGCGTATTTTACATCTAACATTTTTCGCGGACATAAATATTTTGGAGCTAAGATAATCCCAAACAGAGGAGCTTGGATTGAGATTGAGACGGATCCTGACGGAGCAATCTACGCCAGAATAGACAGGAAAAGAAAAATCCCGATAACTTCATTCTTAAGAGTTCTTAGGGCGGTTGAAAACAAAAAAACAAATCAAGAGATAGGATCCTATTTTGACAAAATTGATACCGGAAAAATCGCTTACATAAAAAATACACTGGAAAAAGACGTAACAACAAAGACTGACGAAGACGCTTTTATGGAAGTGTTTAAGAGGCTTAGGCCGGAAGAACCGACAACTCCTGAAAATGCCAGAGGATTTATTGAAGATATTTTCAGTCCGGCTCGTTACGATTTGTCTCAAGTCGGGCGATATAAGCTTAATTATAGGCTGGGATTCCCCGTAAATAATATAAAAAATGAATCAAAAGTAATTTCTTTTGATGATATGGTGGCGATCATCTCAAAAATAATTGAGATGAATAATGATCCAAGAGCGGTAAGCGATGATATAGACCACTTAGGAAATAGAAGGATAAGAGCTGTCGGTGAAATGCTCCAGCAAAGGCTTCGCGTAGGCATGGCGCGCCTTAAGAAAAACATTCAAGACAGAATGTCTACGCTGGACAAAGAAGTTCTTATGTCAAATCAGATAGTAAACCCTAGGCCATTTTCTGCTGTAATGAAAGAATTCTTCGCTACCAATCAGCTTTCACAATTTATGGGCCAGCAAAATATGCTTTCTGAAGTGGAGCATCTTAGAAGATTATCCGCTTTAGGTCCGGGTGGACTTACAAGAGAGAGGGCGGGTCTTGATGTTAGAGACGTTCATACATCGCACTATGGCAGAATTTGCCCTATCCAGACACCGGAAGGTCCGAATATTGGTTTGGTTGTTAACCTTTCAAGTTATGCCAAGCTTAATGAATACGGGATAATAGAAACGCCTTATAGAAAAGTAGTAAAGGGAAAAATAACTACAGAGATAGTTTACTTAAACGCGCATGATGAATCTAAATACAACATAGCTAACGCTATGCTTAGTTATGACTCTAAAACAATGCAAATACTTGATGACCAAGTGGAAGCAAGGTCTCGGACCAACCCCGGATATATCCCAAAAGAAGAAGTTGACTTCGTGGATGTGGCGCCAAACCAAGCATTTAGCATAGCCACATCTCTTGTTCCTTTTCTTGAACACGATGACGCGACGAGAGCGCTCATGGGTTCAAATATGATGAGACAAGCGACACCTTGTATCGTTACCCAAGCCCCGCTTGTTGCAACCGGAATTGAAGAGAAAGTCGCGCGCGACTCCGGAAGGCTTATTATTGCAAAAGAAGACGGCGAGGTAAGCTTTGTTGACGCAAGCGAGATAAGGATTAAAGAGAAAAAATCCAAGAAAGAAAGGATCTACAAACTGACAAATTTCCTAAGAACGAACGATTTTACCGCATTCCATCACAAACCTATTGTCAATATGGGCGACAAAATCTCGGCCGGGCAAGTTCTTGCCGACAACTCATCAAGCAGAGACGGGCAGCTGGCTTTAGGACAAAATATCCTGGTAGCTTTCCTTTCATGGGGAGGAGCAAACTATGAAGATGCTATTGTCATTTCAGAAAAATTGGTAAAAGATCACGTTTTGTCCAGTATTCATCTTGAAGAATTCTCTGTAAATGTCCGTGATACCAAACTGGGTCCCGAGCAGACTACTTTTGATATTCCAAATGTTGGAGAGGACAAGCTAAAAGACCTTGATGAAGACGGAATAGTCAGAATCGGGGCCGAAGTAAGGGCCGGCGATATTTTAGTCGGTAAAATTACTCCAAAAGGAGAGACCGAGCTAACTCCGGAAGAGCGTCTTTTAAGGTCCATCTTCGGAGAGAAAGCCCGAGACGTAAAAGATACATCGCTCAGGCTTGAGCATGGAAAGCGCGGGCGCGTTGTCAGTGTGAGAATCTTCTCCAGAGAAAAAGGAGATAAGCTTGAGTCAGGTATAATAAAACAGATTAAAATTGAAGTTGCCCAGATAAGAAAAATTTTGGTAGGAGACAAGCTATCCGGAAGGCATGGAAATAAAGGCGTTATTTCCAAAGTTTTGCCTGAGGAAGAGATGCCTTACCTCGCAGATGGAACGCCTGTTGATATAATCTTGAGCCCATTAGGTATTGCAAGCCGTATGAACTTCGGACAGATACTTGAAACGCATTTAGGCTGGGCGGCCGCCGGAGGCAACTTCCAGGCTATCACCACTCCGTTTGATGGCGTAAAAGAAGAAGAAATTAAAGAAGAACTTAAGAAAGCGGGACTCCCTGAGACGGGAAAAACAAAACTATTTGACGGCAGAACGGGAGAGGCTTTTGCCAATGACGTGACTGTCGGCTATATGTATATAATGAAACTTCACCACATGGTTGAAGATAAAATACATATGCGTTCAGTCGGACCATACTCTCTTATTACTCAACAGCCGCTTGGAGGGAAAGCGCAAGGCGGAGGACAAAGATTCGGAGAAATGGAAGTATGGGCGCTTGAAGGATACGGAGCCGCTCACATATTGCAAGAGATGCTTACTATAAAATCAGATGACATTATTGGAAGATCTGCGGCATATGACGCCATAGTAAAAGGCGAATCATTTAAAGAACCGAACCTGCCGGCATCATTTCACGTATTATTAAACGAATTGAAGGGTTTGGCTCTTGACGTAGAATTAAAAGGAAAAATTAACGAGAATAAATAA
- a CDS encoding DUF977 family protein: MQKDKNKDKVLKIFQENKKVTNDDIEKILKVSDSTAERYLNELEKKGKVAQHGKTGRSVFYTLK; the protein is encoded by the coding sequence ATCCAAAAAGACAAAAACAAAGACAAGGTTCTCAAAATCTTTCAAGAAAATAAGAAAGTGACAAACGATGATATCGAAAAGATTCTCAAGGTGTCTGACTCCACCGCGGAACGATACTTAAACGAACTGGAGAAGAAGGGGAAGGTGGCCCAACACGGCAAAACAGGCCGAAGCGTTTTTTATACTCTAAAATAA
- a CDS encoding magnesium transporter CorA family protein: MMTTYKHKKLTWINLESPTRDDVEKIINDYSVPVLVADELMRPTLRPKVDVYPNLIYLILHFPVYSQKMQGSDGREVDFIIGKNFLITSHYETIDPLHEFSKMFEVNSILDKSNMGEHAGFLVFYILRQLYEFSLRQLDHIEQKIDQIEDNIFNGKEKEMVKKISVVNRDLINFRQAIRPHKEILSSFEFAGTNFFGESFAYHLADMIGEYYKVANQLEIQKETLTDLHETNDSLLSTKTNEVMKFLTIMAFVTFPLSLLAAIFGMNTDYLPLVGIRGDFWIVIGVMGTATIFMFAFFKRKGWM, encoded by the coding sequence ATGATGACAACCTATAAGCACAAAAAGCTAACTTGGATAAACTTAGAGTCTCCGACGAGAGACGATGTTGAAAAAATTATAAACGACTATTCAGTCCCTGTTCTTGTCGCCGATGAACTCATGCGCCCGACACTTCGCCCTAAAGTGGATGTCTATCCTAATCTTATTTACCTCATACTTCATTTCCCTGTTTACAGCCAAAAGATGCAAGGTTCAGACGGACGCGAGGTGGATTTTATAATAGGAAAGAATTTCCTTATAACAAGCCACTATGAGACGATTGACCCTCTTCATGAATTTTCAAAAATGTTTGAAGTGAATTCAATACTGGATAAAAGCAATATGGGCGAACATGCCGGCTTTCTCGTCTTCTATATACTTCGTCAGCTTTATGAATTCTCACTCAGACAGCTTGACCATATAGAGCAAAAAATTGACCAGATAGAAGATAATATATTTAATGGCAAAGAGAAAGAAATGGTAAAAAAAATATCAGTTGTAAATCGCGACCTTATAAACTTCCGCCAAGCCATAAGACCGCATAAAGAGATACTCTCTTCTTTTGAGTTTGCGGGAACTAATTTCTTCGGCGAATCTTTCGCTTATCACCTAGCTGACATGATTGGTGAATATTATAAAGTGGCAAACCAGCTAGAAATACAAAAAGAGACGTTAACGGATCTCCATGAGACAAATGACTCGCTCCTTTCTACAAAAACCAATGAAGTGATGAAGTTCCTTACCATTATGGCTTTTGTCACTTTCCCTCTTTCTCTTTTGGCAGCCATCTTTGGTATGAATACTGACTATCTTCCGCTTGTTGGCATAAGGGGTGATTTTTGGATTGTAATAGGCGTGATGGGTACTGCCACTATATTTATGTTCGCCTTCTTTAAAAGGAAAGGTTGGATGTAA
- the cysS gene encoding cysteine--tRNA ligase, whose translation MLKLYNTLPRKKEVFKPLIDKKVGLYTCGPTVYDYAHIGNLRTYIFEDLLKRVLVYNGYKVNHVMNFTDVGHLVSDADEGEDKMTKALRREGKPLTLEAMKEVGSFYADKFKEDTKSLNIIPPDIYCSASDHIQEQISLIKKLEEKGYVYTTSDGVYFDISKIKDYGKLAGLLKDESQSASADEKFARIGINPEKKHLRDFALWKFNKDLGWDSPWGKGFPGWHIECSAMSMKYLGESFDIHCGAEDHIRVHHTNEIAQSEAATGKPFAKYWLHGAFLKFGDAKMSKSAGSFITLKDVVEHGYSPLEFRLLLLQTHYHKPMKFIWESLSQAKSGLLRLREFTERLNEVSEEREFSSNIKELLTKIRKEFKNAINDDLNSPEALAILFNLVTDINKLIDERNLSKKDAEKVLELVDDFDAVLGLELAKKEKEVIPEEVLAFAIAREKAREDKDWQRADELRNEITKLGYSTEDTVKGQKIKKI comes from the coding sequence ATGCTAAAACTTTACAACACTCTTCCAAGGAAAAAAGAAGTTTTTAAACCGCTTATTGATAAAAAAGTGGGACTTTATACTTGCGGTCCGACTGTTTATGATTATGCGCATATAGGCAACTTAAGGACATATATCTTTGAAGATTTGCTTAAGCGAGTCTTGGTGTATAACGGCTATAAAGTTAATCATGTTATGAATTTCACTGACGTGGGGCACTTGGTCTCTGACGCGGACGAAGGTGAAGATAAGATGACCAAAGCGCTTCGGCGCGAAGGTAAGCCTTTAACACTTGAAGCGATGAAAGAGGTGGGCAGTTTCTATGCCGATAAGTTTAAAGAAGATACAAAAAGTTTAAATATTATACCGCCTGATATTTATTGCTCCGCTTCAGATCACATACAAGAGCAAATAAGTCTTATAAAAAAATTAGAAGAGAAAGGTTATGTATACACCACAAGCGACGGAGTCTATTTTGATATTTCAAAGATTAAAGATTACGGCAAGCTCGCCGGTCTATTGAAGGATGAGAGTCAATCAGCCAGCGCAGACGAGAAATTCGCAAGGATCGGTATTAATCCGGAGAAGAAGCATTTAAGAGACTTTGCTTTGTGGAAGTTCAACAAAGATCTAGGCTGGGATAGCCCGTGGGGAAAAGGTTTTCCAGGCTGGCATATAGAATGCTCGGCTATGTCTATGAAATATCTTGGAGAGAGTTTTGATATTCACTGTGGCGCGGAAGACCACATAAGAGTGCATCATACGAACGAGATAGCACAATCTGAAGCGGCAACAGGAAAACCATTTGCCAAATATTGGCTACACGGGGCTTTTCTTAAGTTTGGCGACGCTAAAATGTCTAAGTCGGCCGGCAGTTTTATAACTCTTAAAGATGTAGTAGAACACGGCTACTCCCCTCTTGAATTTCGGCTACTACTTCTGCAAACTCACTATCACAAACCCATGAAGTTTATTTGGGAATCGCTTTCTCAAGCCAAAAGCGGACTTCTGCGCCTCCGTGAATTTACTGAAAGATTAAATGAAGTTTCTGAAGAAAGAGAATTTTCTTCCAATATAAAAGAATTATTAACTAAAATCAGGAAAGAATTTAAGAACGCGATAAACGACGATTTGAATTCTCCAGAGGCGCTTGCTATTCTCTTTAATCTTGTGACAGATATAAACAAGCTTATAGATGAGCGCAATCTCTCAAAAAAAGATGCGGAAAAAGTTTTGGAGTTAGTAGATGACTTTGACGCAGTGTTGGGGCTTGAGCTGGCAAAAAAAGAAAAAGAAGTAATACCGGAAGAAGTGTTAGCGTTCGCTATCGCTAGAGAAAAAGCTCGTGAAGATAAAGACTGGCAAAGAGCCGATGAACTGCGAAACGAGATAACCAAACTCGGTTACTCTACAGAAGACACTGTCAAAGGCCAAAAAATAAAAAAGATATAA
- the dnaB gene encoding replicative DNA helicase, protein MTNESNTQSGAVRIPPHSLDAEKSVLGSIMLDSEAMHDVADLLSEEDFYHEKNKIIYRTMFELFQNHDPIDFLFVSNRLKEQKVLDEIGGNGYLTDLVNSVPSASNAKYYAEIVHRKRILRDLIGASHHISGLGYDENEDIDILLDQAEKKIFDISQTSNSKNFVSIKDALDEAWERIDKLHKSKDEIRGIPTGFRDLDNLLAGFQKSDLIILAARPSHGKTSLALDLARGVAIKHNIPVGIFSLEMSVGQLADRMLASEAHVDSWKLRTGRITSEDEFIRIRDAMDRLSKAPIFIDDDASNNIIKMRSSARRIQSQHGLGLIIVDYLQLMSPRKHTDSMVQQITEISRSLKQLARELDVPVLALSQLSRSVEQRGGVPRLSDLRDSGSIEQDADVVMFIYREDKYRETEKKNIAQIMIEKHRNGPTGSVELYFNEQKVSFSTIEKGDFGSI, encoded by the coding sequence ATGACAAATGAATCTAATACTCAATCAGGCGCCGTCCGTATACCCCCTCATAGTCTTGATGCGGAGAAGTCTGTCCTCGGCTCTATAATGCTTGATAGTGAAGCTATGCACGATGTGGCTGATCTTCTCTCGGAAGAAGATTTCTATCACGAGAAGAATAAGATAATTTATAGGACAATGTTTGAACTTTTTCAGAATCATGATCCGATAGATTTTTTATTCGTATCCAACCGTCTTAAAGAGCAAAAAGTACTGGATGAAATAGGAGGAAATGGCTACCTGACAGATCTCGTTAATTCTGTACCGTCCGCTTCAAATGCCAAGTACTATGCCGAAATAGTTCATAGGAAAAGAATTCTCCGAGACCTTATCGGCGCTTCCCATCATATATCAGGACTTGGTTATGATGAAAATGAAGATATTGATATCTTGCTTGATCAAGCCGAGAAGAAGATTTTTGATATATCTCAGACTTCAAACAGTAAAAATTTTGTATCTATAAAAGATGCTCTTGATGAAGCATGGGAAAGGATTGATAAACTGCATAAGTCTAAAGACGAAATCCGCGGAATACCTACTGGTTTCCGCGACCTTGATAATCTTCTTGCCGGTTTTCAAAAATCAGACCTTATCATTCTTGCCGCCAGGCCTTCTCATGGTAAAACATCTCTTGCCTTAGACTTAGCAAGAGGCGTAGCTATAAAGCACAATATCCCTGTCGGAATATTCTCTCTTGAGATGAGTGTTGGGCAATTAGCCGATCGTATGCTTGCTTCTGAAGCGCATGTAGATTCTTGGAAACTAAGGACAGGACGCATCACAAGCGAAGATGAATTCATAAGGATACGGGATGCTATGGACAGGCTTTCCAAGGCTCCAATCTTCATAGATGATGACGCCTCAAATAATATTATAAAGATGAGATCTTCTGCAAGGAGAATTCAAAGTCAGCATGGCTTGGGACTTATCATTGTAGATTATCTCCAACTGATGTCCCCTCGCAAACATACCGACTCTATGGTCCAGCAGATTACTGAGATATCCCGCTCCCTTAAACAGCTTGCTCGCGAGCTTGATGTGCCCGTCCTTGCCCTTTCTCAACTCTCAAGGTCTGTAGAACAGCGCGGAGGAGTGCCCCGTCTCTCTGACTTGCGTGATTCAGGCTCAATAGAACAAGACGCCGATGTCGTGATGTTTATCTATCGTGAAGATAAATACAGAGAGACCGAGAAGAAAAATATAGCCCAGATTATGATTGAAAAGCATAGAAACGGCCCGACTGGAAGTGTAGAATTATATTTTAATGAGCAGAAAGTAAGTTTCTCAACAATAGAGAAAGGCGATTTCGGCAGTATATAA
- a CDS encoding recombination protein RecR: MSQNILEKIAEYFLKFPGIGPKQARRFAYFLSATDEKFVKELSTLLLNLKKSVKKCSECFRFFEHKEDTADICKICADSSRDNSLLLVVEKDVDFENIERAHIYNGLYFILGGIIPLAEAEPTSKIHAKELFNVVQKKAKLPEESNLREIIIATSATIEGENTVQYIKKILEPLASRFNIKISVLGRGLSTGTELEYSDSNTLSSALKNRG, encoded by the coding sequence ATGTCTCAAAATATATTAGAAAAAATAGCGGAATATTTTCTAAAATTTCCGGGTATCGGCCCAAAACAAGCGCGCAGGTTTGCTTACTTTCTATCTGCGACTGATGAGAAATTCGTTAAAGAGCTCTCAACACTTTTACTGAATTTAAAAAAAAGCGTCAAGAAATGCTCGGAATGCTTTCGTTTTTTTGAACATAAAGAAGACACTGCGGATATATGCAAAATTTGCGCTGACTCATCAAGAGACAATTCATTACTTCTTGTAGTAGAGAAAGATGTGGATTTTGAAAATATAGAGAGGGCGCATATCTACAATGGCCTCTACTTTATCCTAGGCGGAATTATCCCGCTTGCTGAAGCAGAACCTACTTCTAAAATACACGCCAAGGAATTGTTTAATGTAGTGCAGAAGAAAGCTAAACTTCCGGAAGAATCAAATCTGCGCGAAATAATAATAGCTACTAGTGCCACTATTGAAGGAGAAAACACTGTTCAATATATCAAAAAGATACTTGAACCTCTTGCCTCTCGCTTTAATATCAAGATAAGCGTTCTTGGACGAGGACTCTCTACCGGCACAGAACTTGAATATTCAGACTCAAATACTCTCTCAAGCGCCCTTAAAAATAGAGGATAA
- the rplU gene encoding 50S ribosomal protein L21 has translation MKFAVIKTGGKQYLVESGSVLKVEKLPELEKGSKVVFNEVLLMGDDNGITIGAPFIEKASIEATHEGNGRNKKVTVIRYKSKTRQMKKKGHKQHFSKVKIGEIK, from the coding sequence ATGAAATTTGCAGTTATAAAAACGGGTGGCAAACAGTATCTTGTTGAGTCAGGGTCTGTTTTGAAAGTGGAGAAATTGCCGGAACTTGAAAAAGGCAGTAAGGTTGTTTTTAACGAAGTTCTTCTTATGGGCGACGACAATGGCATTACTATCGGCGCGCCTTTTATAGAGAAAGCATCTATAGAAGCCACTCACGAAGGAAATGGAAGAAATAAGAAAGTAACTGTCATACGATATAAATCAAAAACTCGCCAGATGAAAAAGAAAGGGCACAAACAGCACTTCTCTAAAGTTAAGATAGGAGAGATAAAATAA
- a CDS encoding DNA recombination protein RmuC — MNILLFILISLVAGAIIGGLIAWFLSFKKVMGANEKDDRSMLLMQEQLREIRSTLDTKLSESTKNTSEAIHRQFGESAKIIRDVTERLVKLDETNKQVVNFADQLKNLQDILKNPKQRGVLGEYYLETLLKNVLPPGNYQMQYPFKNGEIVDAVVFVKDKIIPIDSKFSLENYNRLVEARDPLEKERLEKVFMNDLKMRIQETGKYIRPGEGTMEFAFMFIPHEAIYYDLLVNKIGMVTDDTENLIQRAASKYKVIIVSPTSFLAYLQTVLQGLKAMQIEETAKDIIKRVGELGSHLSKYDQYMAKLGNSLSTSVNAYNTASKELKKVDKDILRISGEAVGVENMMLDKPDVEE; from the coding sequence ATGAATATATTGCTTTTTATATTAATTTCTTTAGTGGCAGGCGCTATAATCGGCGGACTTATCGCTTGGTTTTTATCGTTTAAAAAAGTGATGGGAGCCAACGAGAAAGACGACCGCAGCATGCTTTTGATGCAGGAACAACTACGAGAGATAAGAAGCACCCTTGATACCAAACTTAGCGAGTCAACGAAGAATACTTCAGAGGCTATCCATAGGCAATTTGGAGAAAGCGCCAAGATAATACGCGACGTGACAGAGCGACTGGTAAAGCTTGATGAGACAAACAAACAGGTAGTAAACTTTGCCGACCAGCTTAAGAACCTGCAAGACATATTAAAGAATCCAAAGCAAAGAGGAGTCCTCGGTGAATATTACTTAGAGACACTTTTGAAAAATGTGCTTCCGCCGGGAAATTACCAAATGCAGTATCCTTTTAAAAATGGCGAGATAGTGGACGCGGTAGTGTTTGTGAAAGATAAAATCATCCCTATTGACTCAAAATTCTCCCTTGAAAATTATAATCGCCTAGTTGAAGCGCGTGATCCGCTTGAGAAAGAGCGTCTTGAAAAAGTATTTATGAACGACCTGAAGATGCGTATTCAAGAGACAGGAAAATATATTCGCCCAGGAGAGGGGACAATGGAGTTTGCTTTTATGTTTATACCGCACGAGGCTATCTACTATGACTTACTCGTAAATAAGATTGGTATGGTGACGGACGATACGGAGAATCTAATCCAGCGCGCGGCAAGCAAGTACAAAGTGATTATTGTCTCTCCGACATCATTCCTGGCCTATCTCCAAACAGTCCTGCAAGGGCTTAAGGCTATGCAGATAGAAGAGACTGCGAAAGATATTATCAAACGGGTAGGCGAACTGGGGAGTCATCTTTCAAAATATGACCAATATATGGCAAAACTTGGCAATTCGCTTTCCACAAGCGTAAATGCTTATAACACCGCAAGTAAAGAACTCAAGAAAGTGGATAAGGATATACTTCGTATATCTGGTGAAGCGGTGGGGGTAGAGAATATGATGCTTGATAAGCCGGATGTGGAGGAGTAG